In Microbulbifer salipaludis, a genomic segment contains:
- a CDS encoding Spy/CpxP family protein refolding chaperone: protein MNKWKALAGSLVLGTALSTSGMVLASPEAGEGHRGHKAHHGGGHHRERMFERMAEELQLTEGQKAQLKADREATKEQHKAQRQAAREARSQLREAVEAGADQATLDALGAKIGQLEVQKVQRMHQRRMQLESILTDEQRAKLAELQAERKAHREKRMERWKKDEG from the coding sequence ATGAACAAATGGAAAGCACTGGCAGGCAGCCTGGTCCTGGGCACTGCCCTCAGCACTTCAGGCATGGTATTGGCCTCTCCAGAGGCCGGCGAGGGACATCGCGGTCACAAAGCGCATCACGGCGGTGGCCACCATCGGGAGAGAATGTTCGAGCGCATGGCCGAAGAGCTGCAGTTGACCGAGGGCCAGAAGGCGCAGCTGAAGGCAGACCGCGAGGCTACCAAAGAGCAGCACAAGGCCCAGCGCCAGGCGGCGCGTGAAGCCCGCAGTCAGCTGCGTGAGGCCGTCGAGGCAGGGGCCGATCAGGCTACGCTCGACGCACTTGGCGCGAAAATCGGCCAGCTCGAAGTCCAGAAAGTGCAGCGCATGCATCAGAGACGCATGCAGTTGGAGTCCATTCTGACCGACGAGCAGCGGGCAAAACTGGCGGAACTGCAGGCCGAGCGCAAGGCTCACCGTGAGAAGCGCATGGAACGCTGGAAGAAAGACGAAGGTTAA
- a CDS encoding peptidylprolyl isomerase, which produces MCFSHFALAISNNPRVELETDLGTIELVLYADKAPETVENFLAYVDSGFYNGTIFHRVIPGFMAQGGGFTFDFQEKPTRDPVVNESNNGLSNERGTISMARTNDPDSATAQFFINLVDNSRLDGSADKPGYTVFGKVLLGMSVVQQIAAEPRGQHKAFRDAPNTPVRILKAQRKDSDATASADSDSQPQTTVGDNGQ; this is translated from the coding sequence ATGTGTTTTTCGCACTTTGCTCTGGCGATCAGTAACAACCCCCGCGTAGAGCTGGAAACCGACCTCGGCACCATCGAGCTGGTGCTTTACGCCGACAAGGCGCCGGAGACGGTGGAAAATTTTCTCGCTTACGTCGACAGCGGCTTCTATAACGGCACCATTTTTCACCGGGTAATCCCGGGCTTTATGGCCCAGGGCGGCGGGTTCACGTTCGATTTCCAGGAGAAACCTACCCGCGATCCGGTCGTCAACGAATCCAACAACGGCCTTTCTAATGAGCGCGGCACGATTTCCATGGCGCGCACCAATGACCCGGACAGTGCCACCGCGCAGTTCTTCATCAATCTGGTGGACAACAGTCGCCTGGATGGCAGCGCAGACAAACCCGGCTACACCGTGTTCGGAAAAGTGTTGCTGGGCATGAGCGTGGTACAGCAGATCGCTGCAGAGCCTCGCGGCCAGCACAAAGCCTTTCGCGATGCCCCGAACACACCGGTGCGTATACTGAAAGCTCAGCGCAAAGACAGTGACGCAACTGCCAGCGCTGACAGCGATAGCCAACCCCAGACCACAGTTGGAGACAACGGCCAGTGA
- a CDS encoding SRPBCC family protein, with protein MRWLLYILILIALLVLAGFLFPRVATTERSVYIAEPPQVVFPYLNNFRNFNKWSPWHHIDPGTQYTYEGFPEGNGAVMKWTSDDPNVGNGSQTITASEPYSRVATDLDFGSQGQAKAEFTLQPQGSGTNVTWSFSSEMGGSPIARWMGLLVSRMVGQSYQQGLQKLKTVVEKEAGNTGQDGPDTSIPAPTPAEPGTLEPENVDPDMENQIIEGDDIEQPDTDGDALEDFDREEQP; from the coding sequence GTGCGCTGGTTACTGTACATTCTTATATTGATCGCCCTGCTGGTACTCGCCGGCTTTTTATTTCCACGCGTAGCAACCACCGAACGCAGCGTCTACATCGCTGAGCCACCACAAGTGGTATTCCCCTACCTGAACAATTTCCGCAATTTCAACAAGTGGTCCCCCTGGCACCATATCGACCCTGGCACCCAATATACCTACGAAGGATTCCCGGAGGGCAATGGCGCAGTGATGAAGTGGACCAGCGACGACCCCAATGTCGGCAACGGATCCCAGACGATCACCGCCAGTGAACCCTACTCCCGGGTTGCCACCGATCTGGATTTTGGCTCTCAGGGACAGGCCAAGGCCGAGTTCACCCTGCAACCACAGGGCAGTGGTACCAATGTGACCTGGTCTTTCTCTTCAGAAATGGGCGGCAGCCCCATTGCTCGCTGGATGGGGTTACTGGTGTCCCGAATGGTCGGACAGTCTTATCAGCAGGGTTTGCAGAAACTGAAAACGGTGGTGGAAAAAGAAGCCGGCAATACCGGCCAGGATGGGCCCGATACCTCTATACCTGCACCGACCCCCGCTGAACCCGGCACACTCGAACCTGAAAATGTCGACCCGGATATGGAAAACCAGATCATCGAGGGCGATGACATTGAACAGCCAGACACCGATGGGGATGCGCTGGAAGACTTCGATCGGGAAGAACAACCCTGA
- a CDS encoding PHP domain-containing protein, with protein MASTAPEKTPAARPWLTAEALAGQIDLHCHSSASDGILSPAALVSRAKSSGVTLLALTDHDTVAGIAEAREEADRQGLALMPGIELTARWGRRVVHIVGLNVDCEATALQSAIAVRDDLRQARAVQIAERLEKRGFSGAYEGASALANGAVIGRPHFARWMVDAGHVSDTAKAFKRYLGAGKIGDVIVPWPELAETLASIRASGGASVLAHPLKYGLTRTRLQALLTDFKRAGGDAVELVCGQQNPVQTREIQSLVARVDAASGVDGNVERPLLASLGSDFHQPDQSWRALGSVRLPAGVEPVWGLWRGQGTDR; from the coding sequence ATGGCCTCAACTGCCCCTGAAAAAACACCGGCTGCTCGCCCTTGGCTGACTGCGGAAGCGCTTGCCGGTCAGATCGACCTGCACTGCCACAGCTCAGCGTCGGACGGTATTTTAAGCCCTGCGGCGCTGGTGTCGAGGGCGAAATCCTCCGGTGTGACATTATTGGCGCTAACCGACCACGATACCGTTGCGGGGATAGCGGAGGCGCGGGAGGAGGCCGACCGTCAGGGGCTGGCTCTGATGCCGGGGATTGAGCTCACCGCACGCTGGGGCCGGCGGGTGGTGCACATTGTGGGGTTAAATGTTGACTGTGAAGCCACGGCGCTCCAAAGCGCGATTGCCGTGCGCGACGATTTGCGCCAGGCGCGGGCGGTTCAGATTGCCGAGCGGCTGGAAAAACGTGGATTTAGTGGTGCCTACGAGGGTGCAAGCGCACTGGCAAACGGCGCCGTGATCGGGCGGCCGCATTTTGCCCGCTGGATGGTGGACGCCGGGCATGTGAGCGATACGGCAAAGGCCTTCAAGCGCTATCTGGGAGCCGGAAAGATCGGTGATGTCATCGTGCCCTGGCCCGAACTCGCGGAAACGCTGGCCAGTATCCGCGCGAGTGGCGGCGCCTCGGTGCTGGCACACCCGCTGAAATACGGCCTGACCCGGACCCGGTTGCAGGCGCTGCTGACTGACTTCAAACGCGCCGGTGGCGATGCGGTAGAGCTGGTGTGCGGTCAGCAAAACCCCGTGCAGACTCGCGAGATCCAATCGCTGGTGGCGCGAGTGGATGCGGCAAGTGGGGTGGATGGGAACGTGGAGAGGCCCCTGTTAGCATCGCTGGGCAGTGACTTCCATCAGCCTGATCAGTCCTGGCGAGCGCTGGGTAGTGTGCGCCTGCCTGCAGGTGTTGAGCCGGTGTGGGGCTTGTGGCGTGGTCAGGGGACTGACCGCTAA
- a CDS encoding pyridoxine 5'-phosphate synthase, which produces MIALSVNLNKIALIRNSREGNFPDVVAHARTCLDAGADGITVHPRPDQRHIRPHDVRDLSSLCAARQIEFNVEGNPFAGPQGSYPGLLPLVLETRPQQCTLVPDSNDQLTSDHGFDLHKDGTRLEPIIQQLRDAGIRVSLFMDPDKTQIGLAKEVGADRIELYTGPYAEAVAHQSPDLEAIFAAHCAAAEHAQHLGLGINAGHDLNLINLPRYRTLPGLQEVSIGHALTVDAINMGLSNAVAAYVHCLAGK; this is translated from the coding sequence GTGATTGCTCTTAGCGTCAATCTCAACAAAATCGCCCTGATTCGCAACTCCCGTGAAGGCAACTTCCCCGATGTCGTGGCGCATGCCCGTACCTGCCTGGACGCTGGCGCCGACGGCATCACCGTGCATCCTCGCCCGGATCAGCGACACATCCGCCCCCACGATGTGCGCGACCTCTCCAGCCTGTGTGCCGCGCGCCAAATCGAGTTCAATGTCGAGGGTAATCCATTCGCCGGCCCCCAGGGGAGCTACCCCGGCCTGTTGCCACTGGTGCTGGAAACCCGGCCACAGCAGTGCACGCTGGTGCCGGACAGCAATGACCAGCTGACTTCCGATCACGGCTTTGACCTGCATAAAGATGGCACCCGTCTTGAACCCATCATTCAGCAGCTGCGCGACGCGGGTATCCGCGTCAGCCTGTTTATGGACCCGGACAAAACCCAGATCGGCCTGGCCAAGGAAGTGGGCGCGGATCGCATTGAGTTGTATACCGGCCCTTATGCGGAAGCGGTTGCCCATCAGAGCCCTGATCTGGAAGCCATTTTCGCCGCCCACTGTGCGGCCGCAGAACACGCGCAGCACCTGGGTCTGGGTATCAATGCCGGGCACGACCTCAACCTGATCAACCTGCCCCGCTATCGCACGCTCCCCGGCCTGCAGGAAGTTTCCATCGGCCATGCGCTAACCGTGGATGCCATC
- a CDS encoding flavodoxin: MSKIGLFYGSDEGNTEGIAQRIAARLGEERVDIHDIADVTQLEIGEYDQLIFGIPTWDFGQIQSDWEDFWEDVQEIDFTGKTVALFGLGDQFGYGDYFLDAMGMLHDVIVANGAAIIGHWPTSGYEYEASKAEVPGQNIFVGLAIDEDQQEELTGARLNDWCEQIAEEFGLEGGAESVVRLED, encoded by the coding sequence GTGAGCAAGATCGGCCTGTTTTACGGTAGTGACGAAGGTAACACCGAAGGCATCGCCCAGCGTATCGCCGCGCGCCTGGGAGAGGAGCGGGTGGATATTCACGATATTGCCGACGTGACCCAGTTGGAGATTGGTGAGTATGACCAACTGATTTTTGGGATTCCCACCTGGGACTTTGGCCAGATTCAGTCCGACTGGGAGGACTTCTGGGAAGACGTGCAGGAAATCGACTTCACTGGTAAAACCGTGGCGTTGTTTGGCCTCGGCGACCAGTTTGGTTACGGTGATTACTTCCTCGATGCCATGGGCATGCTGCACGATGTGATTGTGGCCAACGGTGCTGCGATCATTGGCCACTGGCCAACTTCAGGTTACGAGTATGAAGCTTCCAAGGCAGAAGTGCCGGGGCAGAATATTTTTGTAGGCCTTGCCATCGACGAAGACCAGCAGGAGGAGCTTACGGGCGCCCGACTGAATGACTGGTGTGAGCAGATTGCGGAAGAATTTGGGCTGGAAGGCGGCGCTGAAAGCGTCGTGCGGCTAGAGGACTGA
- a CDS encoding response regulator transcription factor, whose translation MSHILLVDDDTELTELLQEFLVGEGFEVTVANDGGRGLELARSQPFDALVLDVMLPVHNGFEVLRKLREDAGNPGHSLPVVMLTAKGDTVDRIVGLEMGADDYLPKPCNPRELAARLRAILRRGRTAVEADDDNLTSGPLRLLPREHQCFWDDQSVGLTGAEFSVLRVLVESAGEVVSKEVLTEQALGRKLMPYDRSIDVHVSNIRKKLAEQGASRDLIINIRGAGYMLTRSQGH comes from the coding sequence ATGAGCCATATCCTGCTGGTCGACGACGACACCGAACTGACAGAGCTGCTGCAAGAGTTTCTTGTTGGGGAGGGCTTTGAAGTCACCGTAGCCAATGATGGCGGCCGCGGTCTTGAGCTGGCCCGCAGCCAGCCCTTCGATGCCCTGGTGCTGGACGTGATGCTGCCCGTGCACAACGGCTTCGAGGTGCTGCGAAAGCTGCGTGAGGATGCCGGTAACCCGGGGCACTCGCTGCCGGTGGTCATGTTGACCGCCAAGGGCGACACGGTAGACCGCATCGTCGGCCTGGAAATGGGGGCCGACGACTATTTACCCAAACCCTGCAACCCCCGCGAGCTGGCCGCACGGTTGCGCGCCATTCTGCGACGTGGGCGCACTGCCGTAGAGGCAGATGACGACAATCTCACCAGTGGCCCCCTGCGCCTTCTGCCCCGGGAGCATCAGTGCTTCTGGGATGACCAGAGCGTCGGCCTGACCGGTGCAGAATTTTCCGTACTCCGGGTGCTAGTAGAAAGCGCTGGTGAAGTGGTCAGTAAGGAAGTTCTCACCGAACAGGCGCTGGGGCGGAAGTTGATGCCCTACGATCGTTCCATTGATGTCCACGTCAGTAACATCCGCAAGAAACTCGCCGAGCAGGGTGCTAGCCGCGACTTGATCATCAACATCCGCGGGGCCGGATATATGCTCACGCGCAGCCAGGGGCATTAA
- a CDS encoding L-threonylcarbamoyladenylate synthase → MAQFFQIHPDNPQSRLITQAADIISAGGVIVFPTDSAYAIGCRLGDKLALERIRALRQLDKNHNFTLMCRDLSELASYAKVDNQMFRLLKNHTPGPYTFIMPATSEVPRRLLHPKRKTIGLRVPDNAIVQGLIAELGEPLMSCSLIMPGDEQPLTDPYDIRETLEHQVELVIDGGFCGLEATTVVDLTGDSAVLVRQGCGAIDEILG, encoded by the coding sequence GTGGCGCAGTTCTTCCAGATTCACCCGGATAATCCTCAGTCTCGCCTGATTACCCAGGCGGCCGACATTATTTCCGCCGGTGGTGTCATCGTATTTCCGACTGACTCGGCCTATGCCATTGGCTGTCGGTTGGGGGACAAGCTGGCGCTGGAGCGCATACGCGCCCTGCGCCAGCTGGATAAAAATCACAATTTCACCCTGATGTGCCGGGATCTGTCCGAGCTGGCCAGTTATGCCAAAGTGGACAACCAGATGTTTCGCCTGTTGAAGAACCATACCCCCGGGCCCTACACATTCATCATGCCGGCCACCTCCGAGGTGCCGCGCCGCCTGTTGCATCCGAAGCGCAAGACCATTGGTTTGCGGGTTCCGGATAACGCCATTGTGCAGGGATTGATCGCCGAGCTGGGCGAGCCCCTGATGAGCTGCAGCCTTATCATGCCCGGTGACGAGCAGCCGCTTACCGACCCCTACGATATCCGCGAAACCCTGGAACATCAGGTTGAGCTGGTAATCGACGGCGGCTTCTGCGGCCTGGAAGCCACGACGGTGGTCGATCTCACCGGCGATTCGGCAGTACTGGTGCGTCAGGGCTGCGGTGCGATTGATGAAATTCTCGGCTGA
- a CDS encoding ATP-binding protein, with protein sequence MSSLFGRIFFGAWLTAVIMVLAAVYITHIREFGDPAQQDRWEGPALFREITRNLRMTRRHGTEHFRHWLERQPDDVRNRIFAIDRSGAEILARPIPPSMAPLFGALNYRNREAHGLVDKKPSVAFFVPQRGTDHLRVVFIAGKSEGELLLRFILRSFWPILVLATLASGLACYWLARYLSKPLDNLRVATRRVAAGDLSYRVAPTLRGHGRELGELAADFDSMTSQLQESMGEQRRLIKDVSHELRSPLARLQVALGIARQKNVQALDPELDKIGKAADYLEDIIADILSLPVSGSDERPLDDVVEINGLLAALTDDLKDEAREKNVRFDTRSDDLELLVATRGSSLTAALENILRNAIKYSEEGGRIAVEIAHSEGQCSIQVTDSGNGVPDSELQAIFRPFYRTDEARSRESGGFGLGLAIAQRTVAQHHGAIEAFNVPNAGLGIRMTLPLLDNTF encoded by the coding sequence ATGAGCAGTCTGTTTGGGCGAATCTTTTTTGGGGCCTGGCTTACCGCGGTGATTATGGTGCTGGCCGCCGTTTATATTACCCACATCCGCGAGTTTGGGGATCCGGCACAGCAAGATCGCTGGGAAGGTCCGGCACTGTTCCGTGAAATTACCCGCAACCTACGCATGACCCGCCGCCACGGTACCGAACACTTCCGTCACTGGCTGGAGCGCCAGCCAGACGACGTGCGCAACAGGATCTTTGCCATCGACCGCAGCGGGGCGGAAATCCTCGCGCGCCCTATTCCTCCATCCATGGCCCCGCTGTTCGGCGCGCTCAATTATCGCAATCGCGAGGCCCACGGCCTGGTGGATAAAAAACCCAGCGTGGCCTTTTTCGTACCCCAGCGCGGCACCGACCATCTTCGGGTGGTCTTCATTGCCGGCAAAAGCGAGGGCGAGCTGTTACTGCGCTTCATCCTGCGTAGCTTCTGGCCAATTCTGGTACTCGCCACCCTGGCCTCGGGGCTCGCCTGTTATTGGCTGGCCCGCTACCTGAGCAAGCCCCTCGACAATCTGCGGGTTGCCACTCGTCGGGTGGCCGCCGGAGACCTGAGCTACCGGGTCGCTCCCACCTTGCGCGGTCACGGCCGGGAGCTGGGCGAGCTGGCGGCGGATTTCGATTCCATGACATCCCAACTTCAGGAATCCATGGGCGAACAACGCCGGCTGATCAAGGATGTGTCCCACGAACTCCGCTCTCCGCTGGCGCGCCTGCAGGTAGCCCTGGGTATCGCGCGCCAGAAAAATGTACAAGCGCTGGACCCGGAGCTGGACAAAATCGGCAAGGCCGCGGATTACCTCGAAGACATCATCGCAGACATACTGTCGCTGCCGGTGAGTGGCAGTGATGAGCGCCCTCTGGATGACGTTGTGGAAATCAATGGCCTACTCGCCGCACTGACTGACGACCTGAAAGACGAAGCCCGTGAAAAAAACGTGCGTTTCGATACCCGCAGCGACGATCTCGAACTACTGGTAGCCACCCGCGGCAGCTCGCTCACCGCCGCCCTAGAAAATATTCTGCGCAATGCCATCAAGTACAGTGAGGAGGGTGGCCGTATCGCGGTGGAGATCGCGCACAGTGAGGGCCAGTGCAGTATCCAGGTTACCGACTCCGGCAACGGCGTACCCGATTCCGAGTTACAGGCCATCTTTCGGCCCTTCTACCGCACCGATGAAGCCCGCAGCCGTGAAAGCGGCGGCTTTGGCCTCGGGCTGGCCATCGCCCAGCGCACCGTTGCCCAGCACCACGGGGCAATTGAAGCTTTCAATGTTCCTAACGCGGGCCTGGGGATTCGCATGACCTTACCACTGCTCGACAACACCTTTTGA
- the scpB gene encoding SMC-Scp complex subunit ScpB, with protein sequence MTIAPELLRRIVEGALLAAAQPLSEDRLLGLIEEGERPEKAVLREALEQIAENCAERGFELKQVASGWRFQVPEDLAPWVNKLWEEKPQKYSRATLETLAIIAYRQPITRGDIEEIRGVAVSSHIVKSLSERSWIKVVGHRDVPGKPALYATTREFLDYFNLKSLDDLPTLAEIRDIDSLNAALDLGEGAAPAEPAEAEGAEGIEGTEIAENGSQAADAAAAEDLASEGEAEQLSDEEIDEADRGESPDAEAENVQQPAVEGYAEEAEDLQADLAPSHDPVGEDSEATAESQQIEADLQPIDQDQPLPEQPDETAAAEDSPEQQCSDEDENKSPENLNS encoded by the coding sequence ATGACTATTGCCCCGGAACTACTGCGCCGGATTGTTGAAGGCGCATTGCTGGCAGCGGCACAGCCGCTGTCAGAAGACCGCTTGCTCGGCCTGATCGAGGAGGGCGAGCGCCCTGAAAAGGCCGTGCTGCGTGAAGCACTTGAGCAGATCGCGGAGAACTGCGCAGAGCGTGGTTTTGAACTCAAGCAGGTTGCCAGCGGCTGGCGATTCCAGGTGCCGGAGGACCTCGCGCCCTGGGTAAACAAACTCTGGGAAGAAAAGCCCCAGAAGTATTCCCGTGCCACTCTGGAGACCCTCGCGATTATTGCCTATCGCCAGCCGATTACGCGCGGTGATATCGAGGAAATTCGCGGTGTAGCGGTGAGTTCACATATCGTGAAAAGCCTTTCGGAACGCAGTTGGATCAAAGTGGTTGGGCATCGTGACGTACCGGGCAAGCCGGCGCTGTATGCCACTACCAGAGAGTTTCTCGACTACTTCAATCTCAAGAGCCTGGATGACCTGCCGACACTGGCAGAAATTCGCGATATCGACAGCCTGAATGCGGCACTCGACCTCGGTGAGGGCGCGGCTCCAGCCGAGCCGGCTGAAGCCGAGGGTGCAGAAGGAATAGAGGGAACAGAGATAGCAGAAAACGGCAGTCAGGCCGCGGATGCGGCAGCCGCCGAGGATCTGGCGAGTGAGGGTGAAGCGGAGCAGCTTTCAGACGAAGAAATCGACGAGGCAGATCGCGGCGAATCCCCTGACGCAGAAGCAGAAAACGTTCAGCAGCCCGCAGTAGAAGGCTACGCTGAAGAAGCGGAAGACCTGCAAGCCGATCTCGCCCCATCACACGACCCAGTCGGCGAGGATTCTGAGGCTACTGCGGAAAGCCAGCAAATCGAGGCAGACCTGCAACCCATAGACCAGGACCAACCTCTGCCGGAGCAGCCGGATGAAACGGCAGCCGCAGAGGACTCACCCGAGCAGCAATGCAGCGATGAAGATGAAAACAAATCCCCGGAAAACCTCAATTCATGA
- a CDS encoding TIGR04211 family SH3 domain-containing protein, which translates to MKKLFSTLAATLIAVAASHSQAISSERYITDELHVPMRSGQGNEFRILHRGLPSGTKLTLLQDSPDTGWAQVRTPGGEEGWVRRQYLEEEPVAKLKLAQAEARLQHIESLQGNLGGEVRRLEDTNTKLTTALKAEQERATALAKELKELKSLSSDAVALNQRHQKLLHQHELLKQKQAMSQAEIQRLSGSETHKWYMYGALSVLMGAILAMAAPHFRPRKRHSEWAN; encoded by the coding sequence ATGAAAAAGTTATTCAGCACCCTTGCCGCCACCCTGATTGCCGTCGCGGCCAGTCACAGCCAAGCGATCAGTTCCGAGCGCTACATTACCGATGAGCTGCACGTTCCCATGCGTTCCGGCCAGGGTAACGAATTCCGTATTTTGCACCGTGGGCTGCCCAGCGGCACCAAGCTCACCCTGCTGCAAGACTCCCCGGACACCGGCTGGGCTCAGGTCCGCACCCCGGGCGGTGAAGAGGGCTGGGTGCGCCGTCAGTACCTGGAAGAGGAGCCCGTGGCCAAGCTGAAGCTGGCCCAGGCAGAAGCGCGCCTGCAGCATATCGAAAGCCTGCAGGGCAACCTGGGCGGTGAGGTGCGCCGGCTGGAAGATACCAATACCAAACTGACCACCGCCCTGAAAGCGGAACAGGAGCGCGCCACGGCACTGGCCAAGGAACTGAAGGAGCTCAAGTCGCTCTCCTCGGACGCCGTGGCACTGAACCAGCGCCACCAGAAGCTGCTGCACCAGCACGAATTACTGAAACAGAAACAGGCCATGAGCCAGGCTGAAATCCAGCGCCTATCGGGCAGCGAGACCCACAAGTGGTATATGTATGGTGCCCTTTCTGTTTTGATGGGTGCCATCCTTGCCATGGCAGCCCCCCACTTCCGGCCACGCAAGCGTCATTCCGAGTGGGCAAACTGA
- a CDS encoding YciI family protein, translating to MWYAIISQDVENSLPLRKSARPEHIARLNALKDQGRLLIAGPHPAIDSEDPGEAGFTGSLVVAEFPSLDAAKAWADADPYMEAGVYSAVTVKPYKLVLP from the coding sequence ATGTGGTACGCCATTATCAGCCAGGATGTGGAAAACAGCTTACCCCTGCGCAAATCCGCCCGGCCCGAGCACATTGCTCGCCTGAATGCACTCAAGGACCAGGGGCGCCTACTGATTGCCGGGCCACACCCGGCCATCGACAGCGAAGACCCGGGTGAAGCCGGTTTTACCGGCAGCCTGGTGGTGGCTGAGTTCCCATCCCTGGACGCTGCCAAAGCCTGGGCAGATGCCGACCCCTACATGGAAGCCGGCGTCTACTCAGCAGTGACCGTCAAGCCCTACAAGCTGGTGCTGCCCTGA
- a CDS encoding VC0807 family protein → MTDTNQSNTGHAATSDELAAANQAPKKESLLANLALNIIIPTLILTKLSGDDWLGTKWAIVVALAFPFGYGLRDLLRSGKVNFFSALGIVSILLTGGISLLELDAKYIAIKEAAIPGLLGVATICSLYTRWPLVRTLIYNDRILDTGKVTRALSAKGNESAFDRTLQQASWMIAGSFFLSSTLNYILAEVLLKSPPGTAAFNEELGKMTALSFPVIALPATIILMLVLVFLFRRIGKLTGLKLEEILVQQ, encoded by the coding sequence ATGACCGATACCAACCAGAGCAATACCGGCCACGCCGCCACCTCCGACGAGCTGGCGGCGGCGAATCAGGCTCCCAAGAAAGAGAGCCTGCTGGCCAACCTGGCACTCAATATCATCATTCCCACCCTGATCCTGACCAAGCTGTCTGGCGATGACTGGCTGGGCACCAAGTGGGCCATTGTGGTGGCGCTGGCGTTTCCCTTCGGTTACGGGCTGCGCGACTTGCTGCGCTCCGGCAAGGTCAACTTCTTCTCCGCGCTCGGAATCGTCAGTATCCTGCTGACCGGCGGCATCAGCCTGCTGGAGCTGGATGCAAAATACATTGCCATTAAAGAAGCGGCTATTCCCGGCCTGCTGGGCGTCGCCACCATTTGCAGCCTGTACACCCGCTGGCCGCTGGTGCGCACCCTGATCTACAACGACCGGATCCTCGACACCGGCAAGGTCACCCGCGCCCTGAGCGCCAAAGGCAACGAATCCGCGTTTGACCGCACCCTGCAGCAGGCCTCGTGGATGATCGCCGGCTCCTTCTTTCTTTCATCGACACTCAATTACATTCTTGCCGAAGTGTTACTCAAGAGCCCGCCCGGCACCGCGGCCTTCAACGAAGAGCTCGGTAAAATGACCGCGCTCAGCTTCCCGGTAATTGCGCTTCCGGCCACCATCATCCTGATGCTGGTGCTGGTGTTCCTGTTTCGCCGCATCGGCAAGCTCACCGGACTGAAGCTCGAAGAGATTTTGGTACAGCAATAA